A DNA window from Nerophis lumbriciformis linkage group LG03, RoL_Nlum_v2.1, whole genome shotgun sequence contains the following coding sequences:
- the rbbp5 gene encoding retinoblastoma-binding protein 5 isoform X1, producing MNLELLESFGQNYPEEADGTLDCISMALTCTFNRWGTLLAVGCNDGRIVIWDFLTRGIAKIISAHIHPVCSLCWSRDGHKLVSASTDNIVSQWDVLTGDCDQRFRFPSPILKLQCHPRDMDKVLVCPMKSAPVLLTLSDSKHVVLPVDDDSDLNVVAAFDRRGEYTYTGNAKGKILVLNTNTQELVASFRVTTGTSNTTAIKSIEFARKGSCFLINTADRIIRVYDGREILTCGRDGEPEPMQKLQDLVNRTPWKRCCFSGDGEYIVAGSARQHALYIWEKSIGNLVKILHGTRGELLLDVAWHPVRPIIASISSGVVSIWAQNQVENWSAFAPDFKELDENVEYEERESEFDIEDEDKSEPEQTGADAAEDEEVDVTTVDPIVAFCSSDEELEDYKALLYLPIAPEVEDPEENPFGPPPDTQAQAGATEEAGGDKKQRQPSSEGGPAKKKARTTNIELQGVPVDEVHPLLGVKGDSKSKKKAAGRPKGSKGKDKDFAFRPKPYRGERPSFTMEVLGSSGPGGGGGGGGGGGGGGGGGGGGGGMKGRAEGGLVPGTLVTQAYKQHDIGGMD from the exons ATGAATCTTGAACTGCTCG AATCGTTTGGGCAGAACTACCCAGAG GAGGCAGATGGAACTCTCGACTGTATCAGCATGGCTCTTACCTGCACCTTCAACCGCTGGGGCACCCTGCTGGCGGTAGGCTGCAACGACGGCCGCATCGTCATCTGGGACTTCCTCACGCGGGGCATCGCCAAGATCATCAGCGCGCACATCCATCCGGTCTGCTCCTTATG TTGGAGTCGAGATGGCCACAAGCTGGTGAGTGCGTCCACAGACAATATCGTGTCGCAGTGGGACGTGCTGACTGGCGACTGTGACCAGCGCTTCCGTTTTCCCTCCCCCATCCTAAAACTGCAGTGCCACCCCAGAGACAT GGACAAGGTGCTGGTGTGTCCCATGAAGTCAGCCCCGGTCCTTTTGACTCTGTCCGACTCCAAACACGTCGTCCTGCCTGTGGACGATGATTCAGACCTGAATGTGGTGGCGGCCTTTGACAGGCGGGGGGAGTACACCTACACTGGGAATGCCAAAGGAAAG ATTCTGGTACTGAACACGAACACTCAGGAGCTGGTGGCATCATTCCGGGTGACCACTGGAACCAGCAACACCACCGCCATCAAGTCCATTGAATTTGCACGCAAGGGCAG TTGCTTCCTCATTAACACGGCAGACCGAATCATCAGGGTCTACGACGGCAGGGAAATTCTGACCTGTGGTCGAGACGGTGAGCCGGAGCCGATGCAGAAACTACAAGACCTGGTCAACAG GACACCATGGAAGCGCTGCTGCTTCTCTGGAGATGGCGAGTACATTGTCGCCGGCTCGGCACGACAACATGCCTTGTACATCTGGGAGAAGAGCATCGGCAACCTGGTGAAGATCCTGCACGGAACCAGAGGAGAGCTGCTGCTAGATGTTGCT TGGCATCCTGTACGTCCCATTATCGCTTCCATTTCAAGTGGTGTGGTGTCCATCTGGGCCCAGAACCAAGTG GAAAACTGGAGCGCTTTTGCTCCAGACTTCAAGGAACTGGATGAGAATGTCGAGTATGAGGAGAGAGAGTCTGAGTTTGACATTGAGGACGAAGACAAGAGTGAACCAGAGCAGAcag GTGCAGACGCAGCAGAAGACGAGGAAGTGGACGTCACCACGGTGGACCCCATAGTGGCTTTTTGCAGCAG TGACGAGGAGCTGGAGGATTACAAGGCTTTGTTGTACCTGCCCATCGCCCCTGAGGTGGAGGACCCCGAAGAAAACCCCTTCGGCCCGCCGCCAGACACCCAGGCACAGGCCGGAGCCACAGAGGAGGCTGGCGGCGACAAAAAGCAGCGGCAGCCTTCTTCTGAAGGAGGCCCGGCCAAAAAGAAGGCCCGCACTACCAACATTGAACTGCAGGGGGTGCCTGTTGACG AGGTGCACCCCCTGCTGGGAGTGAAGGGGGATAGCAAGTCTAAGAAGAAGGCAGCTGGCCGGCCCAAAGGCTCCAAAGGTAAAGACAAAGACTTCGCCTTCAGGCCCAAGCCCTACAGGGGCGAGCGGCCCTCCTTCACCATGGAGGTCCTGGGCAGCTCTGGcccgggaggaggaggaggaggaggaggaggaggaggaggaggaggaggaggaggaggaggaggaggagggatgaAGGGCAGGGCAGAAGGGGGCCTGGTGCCAG
- the rbbp5 gene encoding retinoblastoma-binding protein 5 isoform X2, with translation MNLELLESFGQNYPEEADGTLDCISMALTCTFNRWGTLLAVGCNDGRIVIWDFLTRGIAKIISAHIHPVCSLCWSRDGHKLVSASTDNIVSQWDVLTGDCDQRFRFPSPILKLQCHPRDMDKVLVCPMKSAPVLLTLSDSKHVVLPVDDDSDLNVVAAFDRRGEYTYTGNAKGKILVLNTNTQELVASFRVTTGTSNTTAIKSIEFARKGSCFLINTADRIIRVYDGREILTCGRDGEPEPMQKLQDLVNRTPWKRCCFSGDGEYIVAGSARQHALYIWEKSIGNLVKILHGTRGELLLDVAWHPVRPIIASISSGVVSIWAQNQVENWSAFAPDFKELDENVEYEERESEFDIEDEDKSEPEQTGADAAEDEEVDVTTVDPIVAFCSSDEELEDYKALLYLPIAPEVEDPEENPFGPPPDTQAQAGATEEAGGDKKQRQPSSEGGPAKKKARTTNIELQGVPVDEVHPLLGVKGDSKSKKKAAGRPKGSKGTLVTQAYKQHDIGGMD, from the exons ATGAATCTTGAACTGCTCG AATCGTTTGGGCAGAACTACCCAGAG GAGGCAGATGGAACTCTCGACTGTATCAGCATGGCTCTTACCTGCACCTTCAACCGCTGGGGCACCCTGCTGGCGGTAGGCTGCAACGACGGCCGCATCGTCATCTGGGACTTCCTCACGCGGGGCATCGCCAAGATCATCAGCGCGCACATCCATCCGGTCTGCTCCTTATG TTGGAGTCGAGATGGCCACAAGCTGGTGAGTGCGTCCACAGACAATATCGTGTCGCAGTGGGACGTGCTGACTGGCGACTGTGACCAGCGCTTCCGTTTTCCCTCCCCCATCCTAAAACTGCAGTGCCACCCCAGAGACAT GGACAAGGTGCTGGTGTGTCCCATGAAGTCAGCCCCGGTCCTTTTGACTCTGTCCGACTCCAAACACGTCGTCCTGCCTGTGGACGATGATTCAGACCTGAATGTGGTGGCGGCCTTTGACAGGCGGGGGGAGTACACCTACACTGGGAATGCCAAAGGAAAG ATTCTGGTACTGAACACGAACACTCAGGAGCTGGTGGCATCATTCCGGGTGACCACTGGAACCAGCAACACCACCGCCATCAAGTCCATTGAATTTGCACGCAAGGGCAG TTGCTTCCTCATTAACACGGCAGACCGAATCATCAGGGTCTACGACGGCAGGGAAATTCTGACCTGTGGTCGAGACGGTGAGCCGGAGCCGATGCAGAAACTACAAGACCTGGTCAACAG GACACCATGGAAGCGCTGCTGCTTCTCTGGAGATGGCGAGTACATTGTCGCCGGCTCGGCACGACAACATGCCTTGTACATCTGGGAGAAGAGCATCGGCAACCTGGTGAAGATCCTGCACGGAACCAGAGGAGAGCTGCTGCTAGATGTTGCT TGGCATCCTGTACGTCCCATTATCGCTTCCATTTCAAGTGGTGTGGTGTCCATCTGGGCCCAGAACCAAGTG GAAAACTGGAGCGCTTTTGCTCCAGACTTCAAGGAACTGGATGAGAATGTCGAGTATGAGGAGAGAGAGTCTGAGTTTGACATTGAGGACGAAGACAAGAGTGAACCAGAGCAGAcag GTGCAGACGCAGCAGAAGACGAGGAAGTGGACGTCACCACGGTGGACCCCATAGTGGCTTTTTGCAGCAG TGACGAGGAGCTGGAGGATTACAAGGCTTTGTTGTACCTGCCCATCGCCCCTGAGGTGGAGGACCCCGAAGAAAACCCCTTCGGCCCGCCGCCAGACACCCAGGCACAGGCCGGAGCCACAGAGGAGGCTGGCGGCGACAAAAAGCAGCGGCAGCCTTCTTCTGAAGGAGGCCCGGCCAAAAAGAAGGCCCGCACTACCAACATTGAACTGCAGGGGGTGCCTGTTGACG AGGTGCACCCCCTGCTGGGAGTGAAGGGGGATAGCAAGTCTAAGAAGAAGGCAGCTGGCCGGCCCAAAGGCTCCAAAG